In the genome of Massilia sp. UMI-21, the window CCAATGTATCGCCCGGCGCCTGGGTGACGATGACGAAGGCGACCCCGTAGTCGGCTTCGTCGCTGATCGTCACCTGGGCGCTGAGCCGGTGATCCTGCATGAATTGTTCGAGGGCGCCGCTGCAGACGATGACCGGCTTGCCGCTCGGGGCGTTCAACAACTGCATCGCGCGCCAGGTCATCGGCATGCGCATGCCCAGCCCGATCGCCTTCGAGAACGCTTCCTTGGCCGAAAAACGGGTGGCCAGGAAGCGCAGGCCGCGCGTCGCGTTCTTGGCGCTGCGCGCGTGGTATTTTTCCAGTTCCTGCGGACCGAGGATCTTCTCGGCGAAGCGCGGGCCGCTCCGCGCAAGGGCGGCCTCGACGCGGGAAATCTGGACGATGTCGGTGCCGATGCCGTAGATCATGCCTGCCTCGTTTTTTTCAAGTGCGCGACGTTCAAGTTCCGTAGCGGGTACCCAGGCGCGCTGCCACCATGATGGCCTTCATCTCGCGCACCGCGTTCTCCCAGCCGGCGAACAGGGCGTGGGCGACGATCGCATGGCCGATGTTGAGCTCGTGGATGTCGGGAATCGCCGCGATCGGCTGCACGTTGGTGTAGTGCAGGCCGTGGCCGGCATTCACGCGCAGGCCGCGCGCGGCGCCCGCATGCACGCCGGCCTTGATGCGCTCGATCTCGCGCAGTGCCTGCTCGCCCTCGGCTTCGGCATAGCGGCCGGTGTGCAGTTCGATCACGGTGGCGCCCACGGCCGCGGCGGCCTCGATCTGGGCTTCGTCGGCATCGATGAACAGCGACACCCGGATGCCCTCGCCTTTCAGCTGCCGCACCGCCGCTTCGACTTCATTGTAGTAGCGGATCACGTCCAGGCCGCCCTCGGTGGTGACCTCTTCGCGCCGCTCCGGCACCAGGCAGACGTCCTGCGGCTTCACGCGGCAGGCGAAGTCGATCATCTCGCGGGTGACGGCCGCTTCCAGGTTCATGCGGGTTCCAAGGAGCGGGCGCAGCGCCAGCACGTCCGCATCCTTGATGTGGCGGCGGTCTTCGCGCAGGTGCAGGGTGATCAGGTCGGCGCCGGCCTGCTCGGCCAGCAGCGCGCCGCGGATCGGGTCGGGGTAGCTGGTGCCGCGCGCATTGCGCAGGGTGGCGATGTGGTCGATGTTGACGCCCAGGTCGATCACCGAACCGGTAGGTTGCAGGAAGCTCATGTTGGTCTTTTATAGTTGCATCAGGTCGATCAAAATCTGGCGCGTGTTGAGCGGCGCGCCGCCCAGGTGGTGCGCCAGCAGGAAGCGCATCAACTGCTTGCTCTGCGCCTGCGTGAGCGGGTCGCGGTAGTCCTCGCGCTCCATGTCGAGCAGGGTCTTGCCGCTCACCACCGGCCAGACCTCGCCCGGCAGCGCTTCGCGCGGCCCCTTCTCGGGGTCGACCACGTAGTCGCCGGCCGGGTCGACCGGCGCGCGGGTGGCGGTGCTGCGCCCCAGGTCGGCCGCCACCCCTGTTTCCTTAAGTAAGGCCCGTTCGAACTTTCGCAAGACGATCGGCGGCGGCTCGCCATGGGCCAGCTGGTTGAGCGTGGCGACGTAGTGGTCGAACAGGGCCGGATGCCGGTCGTCGCGCGCGATGAGTTTCACCAGCAGTTCGTTCAGGTAGAAGCCGCACAACAGCGCGGTTTTTTCCAGCGGCAGCATGCCGCCCACCCATTCCGCATCGATCAGGGTGCGCAGCTCGGATTTGCCGCTGAACGAGACCGACAGCGGCTGGAAGGTCTGCAGCACGCCGCGCAGCTTCGACAGCGGGCGCTTGGCGCCCTTGGCGACCACGCCCACGCGGCCGAAATCGCGCGTGAACATGTCCACGATCAGGCTGGTTTCCTTGTAGGGATAGCTGTGCAGCACGAAACCCGGCTGGCCGCTGACCCGCGTGTCGCGTAGCGGAGGACGGCTGCGTTTCGCCGCAGCCGGAGCCGCCGCAGGGGGCTGGCTCTCCGGGGTATCGATGAGGTCGTCTGGGCTGGGCATGCGGTCGAACGGCCTCCGCGCGGTTAAATGGACCTTACTCGTAACCGTAGGCGCGCAGGCCGGCTTCGTTGTCGGCCCAGCCCGATTTGACCTTGACCCAGATCTCCAGGTACACGGGGCCGCCGAACAATTTTTCCATGTCCAGGCGCGACTGGGTCGAGATTTCTTTCAGGCGCGCGCCCTTGTTACCGATGATCATGGACTTGTGGGTGTCGCGCTCGACCAGGATGGCGCAGAAGATGCGGCGCAGGTTGCCTTCCTGCTGGAACTGCTCGATCAGCACGGTGCTGGTGTAGGGCAGTTCGTCGCCAAGCAGGCGGAACACCTTTTCGCGCACGATCTCGGCGGCCAGGAACTTCTCGCTGCGGTCGGTGATGTCGTCCGGCCCGAAGATCGGCGGGTTGTGCGGCAGGTGGCGCTTGATCTCGGTTTCAAGGGCGTCGACCTGGAAGCGCAGCTTGGCCGAGACCGGCACGATCGCGCTGAAGTCGCGCAGCGCGGCGATCTTCTGGGCGAAAGGCATCAGGACCGCCTTGTCCTTGATGCGGTCCGACTTGTTGATCACCAGGACCACCGGGACGTTCTTCGGCAGCAGGTCGAGCACCTGCTGGTCGGCCGGGCCGAAAGCGCCGGCCTCGACCAGGAACAGGATCACGTCCGAGGACGTCAGGGTGTTCGAGACGGTCTTGTTCAGCGTCTTGTTGAGCGCGTTCGCATGGCGGGTCTGGAAGCCCGGCGTGTCGACGTAGATGAACTGGGCGTCGTCGCGGGTCTGGATGCCGGTGATGCGGTGGCGCGTGGTCTGGGCCTTGCGCGAGGTGATCGACACTTTCGCGCCGATCAGCACGTTCATCAGGGTCGACTTGCCGACGTTGGGACGGCCGACGATGGCGATGTAGCCACAGCGGAAGTCCTTGGCGCCAGCGTCTGGCTGGCCGGGCTGGCCGGGCTGGTCGGTGTGATTGCTTTCGTTGCTCATTGCGTGTTGCTTCCTGGTTGTTCTGCCGGCGCATCCGACTGGATGGTGGCGATGCCCAGCTTGAGCTGGGCGGCGCGCGGTTTGCTCTTGCGGGCGGTGGGCGACTTGACCAGCGCCTGCTGGGCCGCCTCGATCGCCAGTCGCGCCGCGGCCTGCTCCCCGGCGCGGCGGCTGCCGCCGCGGCCGAACACCTGCACGTTCAGTTTCGGCACCAGGCATTCGACCTCGAATTCCTGGCTATGGGCGGCCCCGTGCGTGGCCACCACGTTGTAGGTCGGCAGCGAGATTTTTTTGCTCTGCAGAAATTCCTGCAGCAGGGTCTTGGCGTCCTTGCCCAGAGTGGCCGGGTCGACCGTGTCGAGCAGCGGGATGTAGAAGGCGCGGATCGCGTCGCGCGCGCTGTCGAAACCGCTGTCGAGGAAAATCGCACCGAGCAGGGCCTCGAGGGTGTCGGCCAGGATCGAGGGGCGCCGGAAGCCCCCCGATTTCAGTTCGCCCTCGCCCAGGCGCAGGAACTGCGACAGCTCGAGCTTCTGGGCGATTTCGAACAGGGATTGCTGCTTGACCAGGTTGGCGCGCAGGCGCGACAGGTCACCCTCGTCCAGGGCGGTGAAGCGTTCGTACAGGATCGAGGCGACGACACAGTTCAGGATCGAGTCACCCAGGAATTCCAGGCGTTCGTTATGCAGCGCGCTATGGCTACGGTGGGTCAGGGCTTGCTGGAGCAGGCCGGTGTCCCGGAACGTATAACCCAAGCGTGTTTGCAGTAACTGTAGATTCATTGTGCTGTCGTGTGTGCGTCCGCCACCCTGCGTCGCGGACGGTGTTGCTCTCGTTATTGATCCGGCTCGGCATCCCTGGCCGCCACCACGCCGCTCGGGTCGGTGGTGCCCGCGTAGTCGATCAGCAGGCTGACCTTGCCCGCCAGCGGCACCCGCTTCTCGTAGGCGAAGCTGACCTGGGTTTCGCCGTCTTCGCGGGTAATGGTCAGGTCGCGGCCGCGGATCGCGGTGACGTTGTTGATGCCGGCGTTCTTGTCGAAGGCTACCTGTATTTCGCGCGGCGTGCCGCCAGCTTCCTTGGCGCGCACGATCGCGTCCTTGATCGCGCTGTATTCCGTGTAGGTCGGCACTAGCTTGAGCGCGAACACGGCGGCGACGCCGAGCACGACCAGGACCAGGACCAGGCCGGTCAGCGAGATGCCGGACTGGCGAACGAAGGGCTGCTTCTGCATGTGGATCTCCGGTTACTGGATGCCGCCAATCCGCTTCGGATTGCCGAGGTTCATCCAGACGACGATCGCCTTGCCAACAATGTTCTTGTCCGGCACGAAGCCCCAGTAGCGGCTGTCGGCACTGTTGTCGCGGTTATCGCCCATCATGAAATAGTTGCCTGGAGGTACGATACAGGTAAATTTGTCGTACGAATAGTCGCAGGCCTCACGATTCGGGAAATCGTCCACGGCGCCGAGGTCGAGCGTGGGCTTGCCCTCGGTATTCAGGATACGGTGTGCGATCTGGCCCTGCCGGCCTGGGAGCTGTTCGGTGAACTGCTTGTGGTAGACCGGGTGCTGGTCGTCCAGGTAGTCGTCCATCGGGGTGTAGGCGACCGGCTTGCCGTTCACGCTCAGGCGCTTGTCCTCATAGGTGATCTTGTCGCCCGGAACACCAATGACGCGCTTGATGTAATCCTGGCTCATGTCCTTCGGGTACTTAAACACCATCACGTCGCCACGCTGCGGGTCGCCCACCTCGACGACCTTCTTGTTGATGATCGGCAGCCGCACGCCGTAGGCGTACTTGTTCACGAGGATGAAGTCGCCCACCAGGAGGGTCGGCACCATCGACGAGGACGGGATCTTGAACGGCTCCCACAGGAAGGAACGCAGGATGAAGACCAGCGCGATCACCGGGAAGAAGCTGCCGGAATATTCGATCCAGGTCGGCTGGCGCAGGTTGGCCTGCTCGATCGCGGCGCGCTGGCTGCCACTGTCGAGCTTGATGCCCTCGGCGGTCAGCTTGGCTGTGCGCGCATCGTACTCGGCCAGGGCGGCGTCGGCGGCGCGGCGGCGCTGCTTGGCGAAGACGAACACGTCCAGGCACCAGATCACGCCGGTGACCACCATCAGGACGAACAGGATCAGCGCAAAGTTGCTCAGAATCGGTTGCATATCCATTTATTTTTCTTCCACCTGCAGGATGGCCAGGAAGGCTTCCTGCGGAATCTCCACCGAACCGACCTGCTTCATGCGCTTCTTGCCGGCCTTCTGCTTCTCCAGCAGTTTCTTCTTGCGCGAGATGTCGCCGCCATAGCACTTGGCCAGCACGTTCTTGCGCAGCGCCTTGACGTTCTCGCGCGAGATGATGGTGGCGCCGATGGCGGCCTGGATCGCGACGTCGAACATCTGGCGCGGGATCAGCTCGCGCATCTTGGCCGCCACCTGGCGCCCGCGGTAAGGGGCGTTGGCGCGGTGCACGATGATCGCCAGCGCGTCGACCTTCTCGCTGTTGATCAGCATGTCGACCTTGACCACGTCGGCGGCGCGGTATTCCTTGAACTCGTAGTCCATCGACGCATAACCGCGCGAAGTCGACTTGAGCCGGTCGAAGAAGTCCAGCACGATTTCCGCCATCGGGATCTCGTAGTGCAGCTTGACCTGGCGGCCGTGGTAGGCCATGTCCATCTGGACGCCGCGCTTGCCGTTACACAGGGTCATCACGGCGCCCACATATTCTTGCGGCATGTACAGGTTGACGTCGACGATCGGCTCGCGCACTTCGTTGATCCTGGACGGTTCCGGCATCTTCGACGGGTTGTCGACCCGGATCATGCTGCCGTCGCGCATCTCGACCTCGTACACCACGGTCGGCGCGGTGGTGATCAGGTCCATGTCGAACTCGCGCTCGAGACGTTCCTGCACGATTTCCATGTGCAGCAGGCCCAGGAAGCCGCAGCGGAAACCGAAGCCCAGCGCCTGCGAGACTTCCGGCTCGTACATCAGGGCGGCATCGTTCAGCTTGAGTTTTTCCAGCGAGTCGCGCAGCGCGTCGTACTGGTTGGCTTCCACCGGGAACAGGCCGGCGAACACCTGCGGCTGGACTTCCTTGAAGCCCGGCAGCGGCTCGGGCGCCGGCTTGGCGGCCAGGGTCACGGTATCGCCCACCTTGGCGGCGGTCAGTTCCTTGATGCCGGCGATGATGAAGCCCACCTGCCCTGCCGACAGTTCCGGCAGCGAGACCGAACGCGGCGTGAACACGCCGATGCTTTCGACCAGGTTCACCGAACCGGTCGACATCAGGAGGATCTTTTCCTTCGGACGCAGGGTGCCGTTGACCACGCGCACCAGCATCACGACGCCCACGTAGGGGTCGTACCAGGAGTCGACGATCAGGGCCTGCAGCGGCGCATCCTTGTCGCCCTTCGGCGGCGGGACCTTGGCGATCAGGGTTTCCAGCACGTCTTCCACGCCCAGGCCGGTCTTGGCCGAGCAGACCGTCGCGTCCGAGGCGTCGATGCCGATCACGTCCTCGATTTCCTTCTTGGCGTTGTCCGGGTCGGCGTGCGGCAGGTCGATCTTGTTCAGGATCGGCACCACTTCCACGCCCAGGTCGAGCGCGGTGTAGCAGTTGGCGACCGTCTGCGCTTCGACGCCCTGGCTGGCGTCGACCACCAGCAGCGCGCCTTCGCAGGCCGACAGCGAGCGCGAGACTTCATAGCTGAAGTCGACGTGGCCCGGGGTGTCGATCAGGTTCAGGTTGTAGACCTGGCCATCGCGCGCCTTGTATTGCAGCGCCGCGGTCTGGGCCTTGATGGTGATGCCGCGTTCGCGTTCCAGGTCCATCGAGTCGAGCACCTGCGCGTCCATCTCGCGCTCCGACAGGCCGCCGCACAGTTGGATGATGCGGTCGGCCAGGGTCGATTTGCCGTGGTCGATGTGGGCGATGATGGAGAAGTTACGTATGTTGTTCATTAACAAAGCTCAAACCAAAAAGGCCGCGAACAGCGCGGCAGGCTACAGCAACAGGGTGCAGAACGGGATCGTCATGCAAAAAAGCGCTCCGCGGGAGGGCATGCCGGGCCCGGCCGAAGCGCTCGATGAAGCGAAAGGAAAGCGGCAGCGGATCGTGGGACGAGGGCAGACGCTTTTCCGACCCCGGCATTTTACCGGATTCCGCGCCGGAAAGCCCGGATTTGGGGCCGCGAGGGGTAGAAACCGCGGTTTTGGCTTATCGGAAGCTCAATGTTGCCGCTTTCGTAGGGTGGGCGGCTCCACCCGGACGCGGTTAAGGCGGCGGCGTGGGCGCCGCCCGCGCGTTCAACTGGTCGATGATGTGCCGCCACCGCCGCCTCTGCCCATGGCTCAGGCAGCCTGCGTGCAAGCCCCCACCCAGCCGCGCGCCGCCGCCGGGTCGAGGAAATAATGGCACAGCTCGGCCGCGCCCGGGTCGCCGAACAGCACCGGCACCAGTTCGTCGAAGCGCGCCACCAGCGCCGGATCGGCATCGACGTCGATCACGGCCACCTCGAAGTGCTCACCCGGCCGCTGCAGCGCCAGCAAGGCCTGCAGCATGTCCTCGCACAGGTGGCAGTAGCTACGCGAATAGAGCGTGAAGGGAATCGACTGCATGCCCGGCACGCTCATTGACGCGGCTTCACGACGACGTACTGGCTCACGTCTTCACGACGCACCAGCAGGGCTACCGGCTTCTTCGGATCCAGCTTGGCGACCAGCGCATTGAACTGGGCCGCATTGCCCACCGGCGTATTGCCGACCTGCGAGATCAGGTCGCCCGGACGGATGCCGGCCGTGGCCGCGGCGCCCTCGGCATTCTCGACCAGCACGCCGATCTCGACGCCCAGCTCGGCACGCTCGGGCGGGGTGATATCGGACACCACCAGGCCGAGCGCGTTCGGTGCGACGCCCGGGGCCGGCTTCTTCGGCGTCGTGCGCGCCGTCGGGGATTTTTCTTCCTGCAGTTCGACGATGGTCACCGGCACGTCGATCTGGTTGCCGCGGCGCCAGACGGTGACAGTGGCGCGACTGCCCACCTTGGTGGCGCCGACCAGGCGCGGCAGGTCGCGGGTGGTCTCGATGGCCTGGCCGTTGAATTTCAGGATGATGTCACCGACCTTGATGCCGCCCTTCTCGGCCGGCCCGCCGGCTTCGACCATCGAGACTTCGGCGCCGCGCGCCTTGCCCAGGCCAAGCGATTCGGCCACGTCGCGCGTGACTTCGCTGATCTGCACGCCCAGGCGACCGCGCGTGACCTTGCCGGTGGTCTTGAGCTGGTCGGCCACCCGCATCACTTCGTCGATCGGCACCGCGAAGGAGATGCCGTTGTAGGCGCCGGAGAGCGTGGCGATCTGCGAGTTGATGCCGATGACCTCGCCGCGCATATTGATCAAGGGTCCGCCCGAATTACCG includes:
- a CDS encoding DUF4845 domain-containing protein, which codes for MQKQPFVRQSGISLTGLVLVLVVLGVAAVFALKLVPTYTEYSAIKDAIVRAKEAGGTPREIQVAFDKNAGINNVTAIRGRDLTITREDGETQVSFAYEKRVPLAGKVSLLIDYAGTTDPSGVVAARDAEPDQ
- the era gene encoding GTPase Era, with amino-acid sequence MAIVGRPNVGKSTLMNVLIGAKVSITSRKAQTTRHRITGIQTRDDAQFIYVDTPGFQTRHANALNKTLNKTVSNTLTSSDVILFLVEAGAFGPADQQVLDLLPKNVPVVLVINKSDRIKDKAVLMPFAQKIAALRDFSAIVPVSAKLRFQVDALETEIKRHLPHNPPIFGPDDITDRSEKFLAAEIVREKVFRLLGDELPYTSTVLIEQFQQEGNLRRIFCAILVERDTHKSMIIGNKGARLKEISTQSRLDMEKLFGGPVYLEIWVKVKSGWADNEAGLRAYGYE
- the lepA gene encoding elongation factor 4, whose protein sequence is MNNIRNFSIIAHIDHGKSTLADRIIQLCGGLSEREMDAQVLDSMDLERERGITIKAQTAALQYKARDGQVYNLNLIDTPGHVDFSYEVSRSLSACEGALLVVDASQGVEAQTVANCYTALDLGVEVVPILNKIDLPHADPDNAKKEIEDVIGIDASDATVCSAKTGLGVEDVLETLIAKVPPPKGDKDAPLQALIVDSWYDPYVGVVMLVRVVNGTLRPKEKILLMSTGSVNLVESIGVFTPRSVSLPELSAGQVGFIIAGIKELTAAKVGDTVTLAAKPAPEPLPGFKEVQPQVFAGLFPVEANQYDALRDSLEKLKLNDAALMYEPEVSQALGFGFRCGFLGLLHMEIVQERLEREFDMDLITTAPTVVYEVEMRDGSMIRVDNPSKMPEPSRINEVREPIVDVNLYMPQEYVGAVMTLCNGKRGVQMDMAYHGRQVKLHYEIPMAEIVLDFFDRLKSTSRGYASMDYEFKEYRAADVVKVDMLINSEKVDALAIIVHRANAPYRGRQVAAKMRELIPRQMFDVAIQAAIGATIISRENVKALRKNVLAKCYGGDISRKKKLLEKQKAGKKRMKQVGSVEIPQEAFLAILQVEEK
- a CDS encoding glutaredoxin family protein, yielding MQSIPFTLYSRSYCHLCEDMLQALLALQRPGEHFEVAVIDVDADPALVARFDELVPVLFGDPGAAELCHYFLDPAAARGWVGACTQAA
- the recO gene encoding DNA repair protein RecO translates to MPSPDDLIDTPESQPPAAAPAAAKRSRPPLRDTRVSGQPGFVLHSYPYKETSLIVDMFTRDFGRVGVVAKGAKRPLSKLRGVLQTFQPLSVSFSGKSELRTLIDAEWVGGMLPLEKTALLCGFYLNELLVKLIARDDRHPALFDHYVATLNQLAHGEPPPIVLRKFERALLKETGVAADLGRSTATRAPVDPAGDYVVDPEKGPREALPGEVWPVVSGKTLLDMEREDYRDPLTQAQSKQLMRFLLAHHLGGAPLNTRQILIDLMQL
- the rnc gene encoding ribonuclease III, whose amino-acid sequence is MNLQLLQTRLGYTFRDTGLLQQALTHRSHSALHNERLEFLGDSILNCVVASILYERFTALDEGDLSRLRANLVKQQSLFEIAQKLELSQFLRLGEGELKSGGFRRPSILADTLEALLGAIFLDSGFDSARDAIRAFYIPLLDTVDPATLGKDAKTLLQEFLQSKKISLPTYNVVATHGAAHSQEFEVECLVPKLNVQVFGRGGSRRAGEQAAARLAIEAAQQALVKSPTARKSKPRAAQLKLGIATIQSDAPAEQPGSNTQ
- a CDS encoding holo-ACP synthase; the encoded protein is MIYGIGTDIVQISRVEAALARSGPRFAEKILGPQELEKYHARSAKNATRGLRFLATRFSAKEAFSKAIGLGMRMPMTWRAMQLLNAPSGKPVIVCSGALEQFMQDHRLSAQVTISDEADYGVAFVIVTQAPGDTLAE
- the pdxJ gene encoding pyridoxine 5'-phosphate synthase codes for the protein MSFLQPTGSVIDLGVNIDHIATLRNARGTSYPDPIRGALLAEQAGADLITLHLREDRRHIKDADVLALRPLLGTRMNLEAAVTREMIDFACRVKPQDVCLVPERREEVTTEGGLDVIRYYNEVEAAVRQLKGEGIRVSLFIDADEAQIEAAAAVGATVIELHTGRYAEAEGEQALREIERIKAGVHAGAARGLRVNAGHGLHYTNVQPIAAIPDIHELNIGHAIVAHALFAGWENAVREMKAIMVAARLGTRYGT
- the lepB gene encoding signal peptidase I — encoded protein: MDMQPILSNFALILFVLMVVTGVIWCLDVFVFAKQRRRAADAALAEYDARTAKLTAEGIKLDSGSQRAAIEQANLRQPTWIEYSGSFFPVIALVFILRSFLWEPFKIPSSSMVPTLLVGDFILVNKYAYGVRLPIINKKVVEVGDPQRGDVMVFKYPKDMSQDYIKRVIGVPGDKITYEDKRLSVNGKPVAYTPMDDYLDDQHPVYHKQFTEQLPGRQGQIAHRILNTEGKPTLDLGAVDDFPNREACDYSYDKFTCIVPPGNYFMMGDNRDNSADSRYWGFVPDKNIVGKAIVVWMNLGNPKRIGGIQ
- a CDS encoding DegQ family serine endoprotease, with amino-acid sequence MPANFRPFPRRCASLILSALLAAGGSAFLPATVLAAAPVQTPVVTGLPDFSDLIDKVGPAVVNIRTTERVMRGQGVPGEDEMQEFLRRFFGGQIPRGGQGRPGAPRGQGGVEEQVTRGVGSGFIISNDGYVLTNAHVVEGADEVTVTLTDRREFKAKVLGADRRSDVALLKLSATNLPYLRTGDSSKIRVGEWVVAIGSPFNLDNTVTAGIISAKSRDTGEYLPLIQSDVAVNPGNSGGPLINMRGEVIGINSQIATLSGAYNGISFAVPIDEVMRVADQLKTTGKVTRGRLGVQISEVTRDVAESLGLGKARGAEVSMVEAGGPAEKGGIKVGDIILKFNGQAIETTRDLPRLVGATKVGSRATVTVWRRGNQIDVPVTIVELQEEKSPTARTTPKKPAPGVAPNALGLVVSDITPPERAELGVEIGVLVENAEGAAATAGIRPGDLISQVGNTPVGNAAQFNALVAKLDPKKPVALLVRREDVSQYVVVKPRQ